In the Candidatus Omnitrophota bacterium genome, GAGATAGTCTATTTTATAGGGCATAGCCGCTATTTTCAAAACCGCGATAGGATGGCGGACGATATTGAAGGCGATCTCGACGGGATTGTTCCCCAAATAGGCGTAAAAGGAAGTAAAAATATACGCATCTTTATTGAAATACGGCAGAATGAATTGTATCGTAGCTACGGACCAGACCAGGGAGGAGATTATGGGCCATAAGATCCAGCGCTTGCTTTTCCTGGCGAACATAGCGTATATGCCAAACATGATCACGGCCAGAGCCGCGTCCTCCTTGCACGAAAGGGCGAGTATAGACAGAAAAACGAAAGGAACGAACCTGTCTTTTATCAAGCAGTAGAACATGAACAATATTATCGGGGCGAGAGCCGCCTCCGGATGGAATTCGAACAGGTTGGCATGATTTAAAGCGGGATAGACAAGATAGGCAAAGGCGATGATCACGCCGGGTATCTTACCTATTTTTTCTTTGGCGATAAGGTATACCGGCCACGCGCCCGCTCCCAGCAGCGCGCTCTGGAGGAGCAAGAGGGTCATGGCGTGGGGTATTATGGCATAGAAGACAAGATAAATGATAAGGATGGGGGAAAAGTGGTCCGTGAAAATGATACCCCTTGCGATAGAGGAGTCCAGGAACCGGCCGTGGAGAGTGTTCCACATGCTTTGGTTATAGATGGCCAGGTCAAAATCGAAATATCCGAAATACAGGTACTTAATAAGGCAGATGACGAAAAATAAAGCAATATAAGAAATTATCAAACAGGCGACGATAAAAGGCGCTTTGGCTTCAAAGGCTGATTCGGGTTTGGTCATATTTTGCCGGTGCTTTATTTTCTCATCGTTCATTCTACTTTAAATGTCCTGGCCCGTCAATATCATTATCGCGGTTTTATTGTAATATGTTTTTATATCTGTTATAATAAACCGAAACTATGAAAGTATTATTGGTCAAACCCCCATCTGATATGCATGTAGTTCTGCCGCCTATCGGGTTGGGATATCTGGCGTCTTCGCTGAAGAGATCGGACGCGTCTATCGAGGTATCTATCGTCGATTGCCTGAAGCAGGGGTATGACGTTCTCCGGTTCAGGGGATATCTCGAGAAGGCCAACCCTGACGTGGTCGGTTTTACCGCTTTTACCATGGAGATAGCGTCGGCCCTTAAATGCGCGGCGGCGGCAAAAAATTATAACCCGCGCATTATCACGATCGTGGGGGGCGCGCATGCTTCGGCGTCGCCTCAGGAAGTCTTGCGCGACCGGAATGTCGATTTTATATTTCGCGGCGAAGCGGAAGAAAGCCTTCCGTTATTCTTAAAGAAGCTGGGCGCAAATGATTTTCATGGCATAGGCGGCCTGGGCTACAAAGAGAACAATACCTTCAGGTTTAACGAGATACAGCCCGTCGAGGACCTTGACGCGCTTGCTTTTCCCGATTACGAGCTGATGAAATTCCGGGAATACCCGAGGATGTATTTTACCAAAAGATTTCCGGCCGCTCCTATTTTGACCAGTCGCGGCTGTCCGTACGATTGCACTTTTTGTTCAGCGCATAAAATTTCAGGCCGAAAATGGCGTTTCCGCAGCCCTGAAAATATAATTGCCGAGATCAAAATGCTTCACGGCAAATACGGGATCAGAGAAGTCTCTATTTGGGACGACAATTTTGCCTTAAGCAAAGAACGCGCCTTGAAATTTTGCCGTCTCCTGAAAGAGGCCGACCTCGATCTGATCTGGTGGTGCCCCAACGGGGTCAGTCTCCATACCGTAGACGAGGAATTATTGGCCGCCATGAAAGCGTCCGGTTGCTATGCCGTCGCCTTTGGCGTTGAGTCCGGCTCCGAGAGGGTACTTAAAGATATGAAGAAAAAATTGTCCCTTGAGAAGCTGAGAGATACGGTGTCTCTGGCGCACAAAATGGGTTTTCGCACGCAGGGTTTTTTTATTATAGGGTATCCCATCGAAGAGGAGCGGGATATACTGAAAACCATAAGATTGTCCAAGGAGTTGCCGTTTTCGAGGGCCAGTTTTTGCCTTTTTCAGCCCCTCGCCGGCTCTGAAATTTACGAACGGTTAGTTACGGCGAAACAACTGCCGCTCGATCTGGATTCAAAAGATTGCGAATATTCAAAACCCAGCATCCCGACATCCGGCGTCTCCGATTTAATGCGCTTGAAGAGATGGCAGCGGAGGGCGATATCGGAATTTTATTTAAGGCCGGGGATATTTCTGGGGCTTTTGCGGGAAAACCTGTCATTTGACCAGCTTCGCGAACTGGCCGTTATGGCGGGAAAATATATTTTTCAGCCGGAGGTAAAAAAGGAGAGAACGGTAAATTAAATTATCAGTCATCATCCCGGTTTATAACGAAGCCGGAACAATCAGCGCTATTTTGCGGCGGATCGAAGCCGTCGATCTCGAAAAGGAAATAATAATCGTCGACGACGGTTCGACGGACGGCACCGCCGGTATATTAAAAAAACTGGATCAGTCCCGATACAGGATCATTTATCAACCCCGTAACCGGGGCAAGGGCATGGCGATCCGCGAGGGGCTGAAATATGCCACAGGCGGCGTGGTTATAATACAGGACGCGGACCTTGAATATGACCCCCGGGATTATCACGCATTGATCGGCCCTATTTTAAAGGGACAGGCCTCGGTCGTATACGGGTCTCGGTGGCTTCGCGGGCATTTTAAGGATATACCGTTTAATTTGTTCAAATTGGGCAGCCGGCTGTTGACGGCCATGACAAATGTCCTTTACCGGGCCAGGCTTACGGATGAACCGACTTGCTATAAAGCCTTTAAGACGGAGGTGATCAGGGATATCAAGCTTGATTGCCGGCGTTTCGAGTTTTGCCCGGAGATAACCGCGAAGATACTCAAGCGCGGCTATAAGATTTATGAAGTGCCTATCTCGTACAATCCGCGAAGTTTCAAAGAAGGCAAGAAGATAAGCTGGTTAGACGGTTTAGAGGCTATCTGGATCCTCGTGAAAAACAGGTTTACCCATTAAGGCCATATGGCAAAAAAAATCCTTTTAGTCAATCCCCCAAGCGCTTTTGACGTCTATAAAAACTCTAAGGTCCGCGCGGCTGTGCCGCGATTGCCCGTCATGTCCCTGGCTATGTTAGCGTCGGTCCTGTTGAAAGAAGGCGCAGAGGTCAAGATCCTCGATCTTGCGGTCGAACCGGACCATTTATCTTCTCTGGGCAAAGCGGTGAAAGATTTTTTGCCCGATTTCGTCGGCATTACCGCGACCACCCCGCTTTTTTTCGAAGCCGCCTCTGTCGCTCGCACCATCCGCGGGATAAAAAATGACGCCGTCTTGATCGCCGGGGGAGCGCATCCTTCGGCGCTGCCGGAAGAGTGCTTAAAGACCTCGGATTTCGATATAATCGTCATCGGCGAAGGAGAGGAGACATTAAAAGAAATTGTCCGCGGCGATCGATGGGCCGGGATCAGGGGTGTCGCATTCAGGGAAGACGGAAAGATCGTAATGACCCCGGAGCGGGAGATAACCGGGAACCTGGATGACCTTCCCGTTCCGGCGCTGCAACTTTTTGACCTTTCCCGCTATTCCTGCCCCCGGATGATCTCGCGGCGCAATCCGGTCGGCCCCTTGGAGATGAGCCGGGGATGCGTCTTTCGCTGTTCATATTGCAATAAAAATATCTCCGGCCGCACATTTCGCATCAAATCTCCCGAAAGAGTGATAGAGGAGATCGCCCATCTCCGGCGCCTCGGGTTCCGCGAATTTCATGTTTTAGACGATCAATTTTCCACGGATATAAAGAAAGCCAAAGAGATATGCAGGGCTATCATTAGAAGCGGGATTGGAATGCCGTGGAATTTACGGACGGGCGTAAGGGTGGATCGTATCGATGAAGAGTTTTTGGACCTGGCCCGGCGGGCGGGGTGTTATCAGGTCGGGGTGGGGTTCGAAAGCGGAAGCCAGGCGTCGCTTGACGCGATAGGGAAGGGTATCGATCTAACGCAGGCTTTTAAAGCCTCCGGGATGATTCGCCGGGCAGGATTGGAATGCGTCGGTTTTTTTATGTTGGGCCTGCCCACCGACACGGCAGATACCCTGGAAGAGACTATAAATTTCGCGATCCGCCTCGATCCGGATTACGCCAAAGCGACCATCCTCGTGCCTTTTCCCGGAACGGTGATATTTGATGAATTCGAGAAGAAAGGCTTGATCAAGACAAGGGATTGGAGAAAATACAATTTCCATAACGCCAGCGAGATATACGTTCATCCCAACCTCGACTGGATGACGCTGAACAGGTATTATAATAAATTCCACCGCCGGTTCTATCTCCGCTCTAATTATATTTTCAGGCACTTCTTCCGGTCTTTATTCCGGGGCAGGCTCATAGACGACCTTATTTCCGCTTTTAAGACTTTTTCCATAGGCGGGCAATTTTGATGAAAAAGACAACAACCCCCGTATATTTCGATCCGGAATACTTCGAAAACGTTCCTTGCAACCTCTGCGGCGCCGGCGAAACAGAGACTACAGTGCTTTATGAGGCGGTAGCGGAAAAGATCCCGCGCCGCAAAGAAGAATTGATTACCCGGTATTCGTCATCGGGCGATGAGATCATCTTTGAAAGGGTGGTCCGCTGCAACCGGTGCGGGCTTATTTATATCTCGCCGCGGCCGAAGACGGAGATCATAATGCAGAGCTATTCCGCGGCCGAAGACGAAAGATATGTTTCCCAGGAAAAAGGCCGCCAGGTTACTTTTAAACGGTGCATAAACATCGTCAAGGAATATAAGAGATCTGGCAGGCTTCTCGATATAGGCGCCGCAGGGGGGATCTTTGTCAAGGCGGCAGTCGATGCAGGATTTGAGGCGGTTGGCGTAGAACCGGCCCGATGGCTGTGCGATTTCGCTAAAAACCGCTACGGCGTCACCGTCTATCCTACGGACCTGGGCGGGGCGGGTTTCGACGATAGCTCATTTGACGTGGTGACGATGTGGGATTGCCTTGAGCATGTTCCCGATCCGATGGAGACGCTGCGGCAAGTCCGCCGCGTTCTCAAGCCGGGAGGTGTGGTCTTTGTGGCGTATCCGCGCATAGACGATATTTTCGCCAGAGTTTTCGGGCGCCGATGGTGGTTTCTTTTGTCGATCCATCTTTTTTATTTTACCCCGAAGACGCTTAAAAATTATTTTAAAAAAAATGATTTTTGCGTATTATCTCATCGTCCGCAGTTCCAGTTTTTAGAATACAATTATCTCGTGGAACGGCTGAAGGCGTATTCCGGCTTCTTGGCGGGCCTGGCCGGTTTTCCGGCGCGTTTTTTAGGCCTGGGCAGGATACGGGTCCCTTATTTTGCCAGCCAATATCTTTTGATAGGCCGGAACCGGAAAGGCGGTAATTAGGTAAAGATGCCAAATCGAAAGAGGATAGCGGTCCTGGGAGGCGGAGCGGGAGGGCTGGGGGCAGCCTGGCCTGTTTCAGGCTTGCCCGATTGCGCGGTTAGCGTTTACGAAAAGACCGCCTCCCTCGGCGGCAGCTGCGGGAGCTTCAAACATAACGGTTTCAATCTCGATTACGGCCCTCATAAAATATACTCCGTCATGCCGGGCATTATGGACCTGCTGGAAGAATTGGGCGGCGATAAATTGATCCGCGTAAAGAAGAAGCACAGGATCATTTTAAGAGGCAAATTGATCAGTTATCCTGTCCGGCTCACGGAATTGCCACGGGCGCTCGGCCTATGGGGCCTGGTCCAGTGCGCATTTTCAGTCCTGGCCTCAGCCGTTAAAAGCCTCTGTCCGCGAAGCGCTCCGCTTACCTACAAGGATTATGTAATAGGCAGGTTCGGCCGTAAACTTTACGATCTCGTCTTTGAGCCGTTGGCGGAAAAAACCTGGGGAGACCCGGAGACATTAAGCGCGGATGTCGCTTTAACGCGCATCCCCGGGAAAGGGGCCTTTGATCTGTTGATTCGCGCGTTAGGGCTCGCGAAGGAAAGCGCGGAGACGCAGGCCGATTATTTTTTATATCCCAAAGAGGGTTTTGGAGGTATCATTAAGCGGATGGCCGAAGAGATAGAGAAGAACCGGGGCGTTTTTTATATGGAGAGATTTCCGGTCCGGGCTGAAATTTCGAAAGGGCGCATAACTTCCCTGACTTTCAACGACGGCAGCAGGGCGGAGCCGGACGTGGTCATCTCTTCTATGCCGCTTATCGGACTAACGGACCTCTTATTCCCGGAGGACGCGCTCTTTCGCAAGGAGGTCCTGTCGCTTGAAATGAGGAATTTCGTTTTGGTCTACCTTTTCATCGACCGGCCGAAAATCCTCGACGACCACTGGATCTTTTGCCCGGATAAGGACATTATTTTCGGACGGTTGTCGGAGCAGAAATTAATGTCAAGCGGGATCGGCCCGGAAGACAAGACCGTCATCTGCTGCGATTTTACCTGCGGCAATGACGACCGGAGATGGCTGACGGATCCGGAGGAACTGGCAGCGCGCTGCTCGTTGGACCTGGAGAAGCTGGAGCTGGTAAAGGAAGGGGAGATATACGGCCATCATGTTATTAAGATGCCCGCATTTTATCCCAGGTACGGCCTTAATTACCGGACCACGGCAGCCAATATATTTAAAAAGACAGGGAAAGTGGAGAACCTTATTTGCACCGGGCGGTTAAACCTTTACAATTACAATAACTTTGACCACTGCGTGGATATGGGGCAGATAATAGCAAAAGAGCTGCGCCTTGGACGCGCAGGCCGGGACATTACGGACGAATTGATCAGGCGCTCCGGCTCTTATCGTATAGTGGATTAAATATGATCATGAAAAATAAAATACCGGTTAATTTTCTTATCGCGTTGATGATCATCATCTCCGGAGGGGTGGTATATATCAACTCGCTTTTGAACCCCTTCATATGGGACGATCTTTTCCTTGTCACCTCGAACCTTCATATAAGGTCCCTCAGCTATATCCCAAAGCTTTTTTTGGAGAACATATATAACCAGGATATGACAGGCAAATTCTACCGGCCCGTGCTCATGAGCAGTTTTTCGTTGGACTATAATACGTGGGGGATCGACCCGTTCGGTTATCATTTAGGCAATATTCTTATACATCTGGCCAATGCTTTGATGGTCTACGCCCTTATCCGCCTTATTTTCCGGCGGAAGGGGCTCGCCTTTTTAACGGCCATGCTCTTCGTATTGCATCCGGTACAGACCGAGGCGGTGACATATGTCTCGGGCAGGGCGGATCCTTTGGCGGCATTCTTCTGCCTTATTTCGCTGTATTTTTTCATAACATATACCGATTACGACCGGTTCAGGAAGAAGTCATATTTCGGGGCCTCGGTCCTGTCCTTTTTACTGGCGCTGCTGTCGAAAGAATCCGCCGTGATGTTCCCTTTTGTACTTCTTTTTTATGAAGTTTGTTTCAGGAGGGAAGAACTGAAGGGCAAGAAGCCATTAAAGTACGCGGTTTTTTTAATTATCATATTGGCCTACGCCATTGCAAGGTATTTCATCCTGCTAAACGTCAAAGACACTTCGACGGTTAACGCCGGCTCCCCGATGCTAGCCCGTTTTTTCCTCATCCCGTCGATCATCCTTACGTATATAAAGATACTTTTGTTCCCGAAAGGGCTGCATATGGAGCGGGTCGATTACGGCTTTGACAGGCCGGAGTATCTTTCCGACCCCAGGGTCTTCTCGGCCTTCCTCATCTTATTCGCTATTGCCGTATTGCTGTGGCTGGCAAGGAAACGCCGCAAGGAAGCCCTATTTGGTTTTGGCTGGTTTATCCTGCTGCTGATACCCGTCTCGGGCATCGTTTCGATAAACGCTTTTATTGCCGAACACTGGCTTTATCTTCCGTCGATAGGTTTCTTTTTATTGACGTCATCGCTGCTCGCCGGCCTGTTCCGTTTTAATTCGATAAAATTATGCGTAGCTAGTTTCTTGATAATCGTTTTAGCCATGCTTGGCGCCCTGACCATAAGGCAAAACTACATATGGAGGGATCCCGTATTTTTCTACAGGTACACATTAAAGTTCTCCCCTTTAAGCACCCGCCTGCGCACTAATCTGGGTTATGAATATTTTTCCCTGGGCCGGTATAAAGAATCCGAAACTGAATTCAGGAAAGCCATTGCGGCTGAGCCGGCAGGCGCATACGCCGCTTATGACTATCTGAATCTCGGCGCTTCGCTTTATGCGCAAGGGAAAAAACAGGAAGCGTTCGATACCCTCGACAAAGCCATAGAGGCGAATCCGGGTTTTCCCATAGCATATTGGGCCATGGGGAACGCGTACCGGGATGAAGGAGAAAAAAGAAAGGCCATTGAATTCTACAAGAAAGCGGCCGAGTTATTGCCATCGAACGCTTATTACTGGTTAGTGCTGGGCAATGTCAACATGGAGATAAAGGAATACAAGGAGGCGGTAAAGGCGTATAAAAAAGCGTTGGGGGCATATCCGCCTTTCTTTGAGGCCAGAATAAATTTGGGCACCGCTTATTACAGGCAAGGCCTTCTTAAGGACGCGTTTAACGAGTATCAGGAAGCGCTAAAGATAAATCCCGAGAGTCCCGAGCCTTATTATAACATCGGAAACATCAGCGCTGCGATCGGGAAGACCAAAGAAGCCGAAGAATTCTGGCAGGAGACGCTTAAAAAGGACCCGAAACACGCCGGCGCGAAGAAGAAACTCGAAAAGCTCCGCAACAAAAAGTAACCATCTTGTTGACAAACGGGCGGTTATGTAATAAAATCTAGGTTTACATAAAAAGGAAATACTAAAATGGAACAGAAGACCTTGGTAGTGATCAAGCCCGACGGCCTGAAGAAGTCCCTGACAGGGAACATCCTTACGCGGTTGTCGGAAACAAAGCTCGAGATCGTCGCGGCAAAGATAATCCGGGTAAGCAGGGAGTTGGCGGTAGAGCATTATAAACATATGAAGGACAGGCCGTTCTTCGAGGAGCTCGTAAAATACATACAGGGCGAGCTGCACGAAAGGCGGAAGGCGATGGCCATGGTCTACTGGGGCGACGACGCCATAAATAAAGTAAGAAAGCTTGCCGGCGCCACAAATCCCGAAGAGGCCGACCCGACCACCATCCGAGGTTCGTACGGCCGCATAACCACAAAAGGCCTTTACGAGAACGTCATACATACCTCCTCGAACGAGGAGGAGGCTGAACGCGAGATAAAACTCTGGTTCGAGCCGGATGATATTATAGTCGACCTTTACCCCACCAAATTCGTGACGCTTACCAATATAACAAAGAGAGTCTGGGAATAATGATAATCCGTTCCGAAGAGATAACCGCTAACAGTTTCCTTGATATCTTCAAGAAGATAGTCAGGAAGAAAGAGGCCGCCGGCATAAGCGCCGTCCAGAACAACCCAAAAGACCTTTTCGAAAGGGCCAAATCTTACGGTACCCGCTATAAGAACGACAGCTGGGGCTGGACGTCCAATATCTGGAACCGCAGCGCGGCCGGCAGCGTTGTCGTAGAGAAAGACGAAGAGCTTAGGGCAGAACATACCCAGCTCATGCAGCGTGTCCTTGAGCAGATCTTATGCAAACCGATGGTCCAGGTCGACGCTAACCTCGGCCAGCCCGGCTCGAAGGCGGAGATGAGGTGCCGTCTTTTTATCGATCCCCAATTCCCCGACATCGGTCACCGCTGGAAAGAATTGAATTTTGCCGGCGACACGGCGAAAGAACCTGAGGTGACGCTTTTCTGCATACCGCATTATCTTGAAAACCCCAATGTCCCGGGCGGACATGAAATGTTAAGGGTGATCAGGTTCCCTAATCATTCATATACTATTGTTACCGCGAGTTCTTACCAGGGAGAGGTGAAGAAAGGTTTTCTTTCCCATTGGATATACCACGTCTACAAAAAAGGCGGGACCGGTGAGCATGCCAGCCTGAAAGAGTTTACCGCAAAACGCACAGACGGAAAAAGCAAGAGGATCGTCATGGCCCTCTGGGGCCTTACCGGAAGCGGAAAATCGACCCACGGGATGTTTACTATAAACAGCCACACAGCACCTGCCTTCAAAGAGAAATTCGGCATCGACATTTCAAAATATATAACCGAACAGGTCATCAAGAACGACGACATTATAGGGGTCTTTGAGGATTGCGTGGTCAGCCCGGAAAGGGGAGCGTGGACCAAGACCGAAGATCTCGACGACAGGCAGGAAGCGATGTTCAAGGCCGTTTCCTCACCGCGGGCCCTGCATGAGAATACCGAGTGGGACGAAAAAGGCAACGTAAGCTTCGACGGGAAGCTCTTCCAGTACCACGGCAAGCCTAACCAGAACGCCAGGACCGTACTGATGCTCGAGGATACCGGTTATTATGACGGCAGCGTCGATTCGAGCGGCCCGCTTAACATGGCGGTCTTCATCAGCCCCGGCTATATATCCGATTACGCGTGGCTCAAGCTGAACGACCCGGCTTTTGCGGCAAAGGTGCTCGCAGACGGTCGCACGACGGGCCATCCGGCGCAGAGCAGGAAGGGGATCGGCGAGGAGAAATACGAATCGAGATATTGCCTTCCTTTCACGATGGGCGTCGGGAATGCCGCGCACGTAAAAAGATTCCACGAATTTATCAAGAAGAGGGAGAAAACCGATAACCCGCTCGAGGTATTCCAGATCAGCACGACCGGCAGGGTCGGCGCTAACTACGATTGGGTAGAAGTGCAGCTCGGCGATAAGAAAGTAAAATTACCGAAGACAAAGTTCGAGGAGATAGGCGGCAAAATAAGGCCGGTCGGCGGCACCGGGCCCACGATAGAGGAAACGGAATTATTCCTGTTCCAGGCGGCACGGGGCGCGGTCAAGTACGAGCCCCACCCTGTGTGGGGGGATAAGGTCCTGGTCCCCGTAGAGGTCGAGGGCCTGTCTAAGGAACGGCTTAAGGAGCTGAACCCTTTCCATTACAGGTCTGCCGCAGAGATGAAGCGCCTCCTGAAGGCGCAGATATTGACGAGCAAGTTTTACCTTGAACAGCAGTGCCCGGGCCTTTCCAAGAGCATCTTTAACGCGATGGATTTCTAGGGGGTGAGCTTTGCTTAGGAGCATGACGGGTTTCGGCCGCGGCGAGACGGCTGCGCCGAACGGGAAGATAC is a window encoding:
- a CDS encoding radical SAM protein, which gives rise to MAKKILLVNPPSAFDVYKNSKVRAAVPRLPVMSLAMLASVLLKEGAEVKILDLAVEPDHLSSLGKAVKDFLPDFVGITATTPLFFEAASVARTIRGIKNDAVLIAGGAHPSALPEECLKTSDFDIIVIGEGEETLKEIVRGDRWAGIRGVAFREDGKIVMTPEREITGNLDDLPVPALQLFDLSRYSCPRMISRRNPVGPLEMSRGCVFRCSYCNKNISGRTFRIKSPERVIEEIAHLRRLGFREFHVLDDQFSTDIKKAKEICRAIIRSGIGMPWNLRTGVRVDRIDEEFLDLARRAGCYQVGVGFESGSQASLDAIGKGIDLTQAFKASGMIRRAGLECVGFFMLGLPTDTADTLEETINFAIRLDPDYAKATILVPFPGTVIFDEFEKKGLIKTRDWRKYNFHNASEIYVHPNLDWMTLNRYYNKFHRRFYLRSNYIFRHFFRSLFRGRLIDDLISAFKTFSIGGQF
- a CDS encoding tetratricopeptide repeat protein, producing MKNKIPVNFLIALMIIISGGVVYINSLLNPFIWDDLFLVTSNLHIRSLSYIPKLFLENIYNQDMTGKFYRPVLMSSFSLDYNTWGIDPFGYHLGNILIHLANALMVYALIRLIFRRKGLAFLTAMLFVLHPVQTEAVTYVSGRADPLAAFFCLISLYFFITYTDYDRFRKKSYFGASVLSFLLALLSKESAVMFPFVLLFYEVCFRREELKGKKPLKYAVFLIIILAYAIARYFILLNVKDTSTVNAGSPMLARFFLIPSIILTYIKILLFPKGLHMERVDYGFDRPEYLSDPRVFSAFLILFAIAVLLWLARKRRKEALFGFGWFILLLIPVSGIVSINAFIAEHWLYLPSIGFFLLTSSLLAGLFRFNSIKLCVASFLIIVLAMLGALTIRQNYIWRDPVFFYRYTLKFSPLSTRLRTNLGYEYFSLGRYKESETEFRKAIAAEPAGAYAAYDYLNLGASLYAQGKKQEAFDTLDKAIEANPGFPIAYWAMGNAYRDEGEKRKAIEFYKKAAELLPSNAYYWLVLGNVNMEIKEYKEAVKAYKKALGAYPPFFEARINLGTAYYRQGLLKDAFNEYQEALKINPESPEPYYNIGNISAAIGKTKEAEEFWQETLKKDPKHAGAKKKLEKLRNKK
- a CDS encoding NAD(P)-binding protein is translated as MPNRKRIAVLGGGAGGLGAAWPVSGLPDCAVSVYEKTASLGGSCGSFKHNGFNLDYGPHKIYSVMPGIMDLLEELGGDKLIRVKKKHRIILRGKLISYPVRLTELPRALGLWGLVQCAFSVLASAVKSLCPRSAPLTYKDYVIGRFGRKLYDLVFEPLAEKTWGDPETLSADVALTRIPGKGAFDLLIRALGLAKESAETQADYFLYPKEGFGGIIKRMAEEIEKNRGVFYMERFPVRAEISKGRITSLTFNDGSRAEPDVVISSMPLIGLTDLLFPEDALFRKEVLSLEMRNFVLVYLFIDRPKILDDHWIFCPDKDIIFGRLSEQKLMSSGIGPEDKTVICCDFTCGNDDRRWLTDPEELAARCSLDLEKLELVKEGEIYGHHVIKMPAFYPRYGLNYRTTAANIFKKTGKVENLICTGRLNLYNYNNFDHCVDMGQIIAKELRLGRAGRDITDELIRRSGSYRIVD
- a CDS encoding phosphoenolpyruvate carboxykinase (ATP), with translation MIIRSEEITANSFLDIFKKIVRKKEAAGISAVQNNPKDLFERAKSYGTRYKNDSWGWTSNIWNRSAAGSVVVEKDEELRAEHTQLMQRVLEQILCKPMVQVDANLGQPGSKAEMRCRLFIDPQFPDIGHRWKELNFAGDTAKEPEVTLFCIPHYLENPNVPGGHEMLRVIRFPNHSYTIVTASSYQGEVKKGFLSHWIYHVYKKGGTGEHASLKEFTAKRTDGKSKRIVMALWGLTGSGKSTHGMFTINSHTAPAFKEKFGIDISKYITEQVIKNDDIIGVFEDCVVSPERGAWTKTEDLDDRQEAMFKAVSSPRALHENTEWDEKGNVSFDGKLFQYHGKPNQNARTVLMLEDTGYYDGSVDSSGPLNMAVFISPGYISDYAWLKLNDPAFAAKVLADGRTTGHPAQSRKGIGEEKYESRYCLPFTMGVGNAAHVKRFHEFIKKREKTDNPLEVFQISTTGRVGANYDWVEVQLGDKKVKLPKTKFEEIGGKIRPVGGTGPTIEETELFLFQAARGAVKYEPHPVWGDKVLVPVEVEGLSKERLKELNPFHYRSAAEMKRLLKAQILTSKFYLEQQCPGLSKSIFNAMDF
- a CDS encoding class I SAM-dependent methyltransferase; the protein is MKKTTTPVYFDPEYFENVPCNLCGAGETETTVLYEAVAEKIPRRKEELITRYSSSGDEIIFERVVRCNRCGLIYISPRPKTEIIMQSYSAAEDERYVSQEKGRQVTFKRCINIVKEYKRSGRLLDIGAAGGIFVKAAVDAGFEAVGVEPARWLCDFAKNRYGVTVYPTDLGGAGFDDSSFDVVTMWDCLEHVPDPMETLRQVRRVLKPGGVVFVAYPRIDDIFARVFGRRWWFLLSIHLFYFTPKTLKNYFKKNDFCVLSHRPQFQFLEYNYLVERLKAYSGFLAGLAGFPARFLGLGRIRVPYFASQYLLIGRNRKGGN
- a CDS encoding glycosyltransferase family 2 protein; this translates as MPVYNEAGTISAILRRIEAVDLEKEIIIVDDGSTDGTAGILKKLDQSRYRIIYQPRNRGKGMAIREGLKYATGGVVIIQDADLEYDPRDYHALIGPILKGQASVVYGSRWLRGHFKDIPFNLFKLGSRLLTAMTNVLYRARLTDEPTCYKAFKTEVIRDIKLDCRRFEFCPEITAKILKRGYKIYEVPISYNPRSFKEGKKISWLDGLEAIWILVKNRFTH
- a CDS encoding radical SAM protein, with translation MKVLLVKPPSDMHVVLPPIGLGYLASSLKRSDASIEVSIVDCLKQGYDVLRFRGYLEKANPDVVGFTAFTMEIASALKCAAAAKNYNPRIITIVGGAHASASPQEVLRDRNVDFIFRGEAEESLPLFLKKLGANDFHGIGGLGYKENNTFRFNEIQPVEDLDALAFPDYELMKFREYPRMYFTKRFPAAPILTSRGCPYDCTFCSAHKISGRKWRFRSPENIIAEIKMLHGKYGIREVSIWDDNFALSKERALKFCRLLKEADLDLIWWCPNGVSLHTVDEELLAAMKASGCYAVAFGVESGSERVLKDMKKKLSLEKLRDTVSLAHKMGFRTQGFFIIGYPIEEERDILKTIRLSKELPFSRASFCLFQPLAGSEIYERLVTAKQLPLDLDSKDCEYSKPSIPTSGVSDLMRLKRWQRRAISEFYLRPGIFLGLLRENLSFDQLRELAVMAGKYIFQPEVKKERTVN
- a CDS encoding nucleoside-diphosphate kinase, with the translated sequence MEQKTLVVIKPDGLKKSLTGNILTRLSETKLEIVAAKIIRVSRELAVEHYKHMKDRPFFEELVKYIQGELHERRKAMAMVYWGDDAINKVRKLAGATNPEEADPTTIRGSYGRITTKGLYENVIHTSSNEEEAEREIKLWFEPDDIIVDLYPTKFVTLTNITKRVWE